A window of Cryptomeria japonica chromosome 3, Sugi_1.0, whole genome shotgun sequence contains these coding sequences:
- the LOC131031004 gene encoding F-box/kelch-repeat protein At1g15670 — translation MLRVELNSHHKLRCVCKSWNAALKSPHFYQERKRLRISEQRICMLQEIDGCNRVAVYVLEKNSYKVLPPVPTIINSICHCHFVKQKLVLIPFYLADSAKNCVWLYDFACSTWRRGAKMPRWLNAFASAADEDGGLIYVGGGLDRLYIGSAVRSASVYNVEEDKWDLLPDMNTYMEPYPTGVFAEGKFYVMGYSDSIEVFDSYTRNWKTTENRFKSWHYVSAFGRFYCLSGRGLIEYDYSQDKLHFLGSLPTEDWARLIDFAVVIRNKIFVHRDMILAQDFCMLEPPSETGGTFKLTGIEALLGFQGFAMYAATLDL, via the coding sequence ATGTTGAGGGTGGAATTGAACTCTCATCATAAACTCAGGTGTGTCTGCAAAAGCTGGAACGCCGCATTGAAAAGCCCCCACTTTTATCAAGAAAGAAAAAGACTGAGGATATCCGAGCAACGTATTTGTATGCTCCAGGAAATAGACGGCTGCAACAGAGTAGCAGTTTACGTCCTGGAGAAGAACTCCTATAAAGTACTACCGCCCGTTCCCACAATTATTAACAGCATCTGTCACTGCCATTTCGTGAAACAAAAACTGGTTTTGATCCCGTTTTATCTTGCGGACTCTGCAAAAAATTGTGTGTGGCTATACGATTTTGCTTGTTCGACATGGCGGCGGGGTGCAAAAATGCCAAGATGGCTGAATGCATTTGCCTCCGCAGCGGATGAAGACGGGGGACTGATTTATGTTGGTGGAGGGCTTGACCGGCTTTACATTGGTAGCGCAGTCCGTAGCGCTTCAGTTTACAATGTGGAGGAGGACAAGTGGGATCTTCTCCCTGACATGAACACCTACATGGAGCCCTACCCTACAGGTGTTTTTGCTGAGGGCAAGTTTTATGTAATGGGATATTCTGACAGCATTGAGGTTTTTGATTCATACACGAGAAACTGGAAAACTACGGAGAATAGATTTAAGAGTTGGCATTATGTAAGTGCATTTGGGCGCTTTTACTGCTTGTCTGGTAGGGGATTGATTGAATATGACTATAGCCAAGATAAGCTACACTTTCTAGGCTCTCTTCCAACGGAGGATTGGGCCCGATTGATTGACTTCGCTGTAGTGATTCGCAATAAAATCTTTGTACACAGGGATATGATTCTAGCTCAAGATTTCTGTATGCTGGAACCTCCAAGTGAGACAGGAGGAACATTCAAGTTGACTGGCATTGAGGCACTATTGGGCTTCCAGGGTTTTGCTATGTATGCTGCTACCCTAGATCTTTGA